In Propionicimonas paludicola, a single window of DNA contains:
- a CDS encoding carbon-nitrogen hydrolase family protein — translation MTTIALASLAFPTSPSAAVEAAEAAIREAAAAGAELVCFPECFVPGYRALGAPVPIMDAAWLHDAHQHLAEVAGRVGVAVVMGTERWEADRLRITALVINAAGTILGWQDKVQLDPSEDARYEPGESRRLFEVAGLLVGVSICHEGFRYPETVRWAARAGAQLVVHPHYSRADPGGWVPQGYAEPGNSFHEAAARCRAAENGIWYATVNCAEPNSPTTSAVIDPDGDVLAWQPHGQVGLLLAEIDLSRAQRLLPERLRPVVAG, via the coding sequence ATGACGACGATCGCCCTGGCCAGCCTGGCTTTCCCGACCTCACCCAGCGCAGCGGTCGAGGCCGCTGAGGCCGCGATCCGCGAGGCAGCTGCCGCCGGAGCAGAGCTGGTGTGCTTCCCGGAGTGCTTCGTCCCCGGCTACCGGGCGCTGGGCGCTCCGGTGCCGATCATGGACGCCGCGTGGCTGCATGATGCCCATCAGCATCTCGCCGAGGTGGCCGGACGGGTGGGCGTCGCCGTGGTGATGGGCACCGAACGCTGGGAGGCCGATCGGCTGCGGATCACCGCGCTGGTGATCAATGCGGCCGGGACGATTCTCGGCTGGCAGGACAAGGTGCAGCTGGACCCCAGCGAGGACGCGCGCTACGAGCCCGGCGAGAGCCGGCGGCTGTTCGAGGTGGCCGGGCTGCTGGTCGGGGTGTCCATCTGTCATGAGGGCTTCCGCTACCCGGAGACCGTCCGCTGGGCAGCCCGCGCCGGCGCCCAGTTGGTGGTGCACCCGCACTACAGCCGGGCCGACCCCGGTGGCTGGGTACCCCAGGGATATGCCGAGCCGGGCAACAGCTTCCACGAGGCGGCGGCCCGTTGCCGCGCTGCGGAGAACGGGATCTGGTACGCCACCGTGAACTGCGCCGAGCCGAACTCGCCGACCACCTCGGCTGTGATCGATCCCGACGGCGACGTCCTGGCGTGGCAGCCCCATGGTCAGGTGGGGTTGCTGCTGGCCGAGATCGACCTGAGTCGGGCCCAGCGGCTGTTGCCCGAGCGGCTGCGTCCGGTGGTGGCTGGATAG
- a CDS encoding primosomal protein N', which produces MERPVARVAVDLPLANLDRPFDYLVPAELDEAAQPGVRVKMRFAGQLRDGFLLERTEPGERDKLAPLHKVISPEPVLRSGVAELIRATADHYAGSFADVIRTAVPPRHAATEKAEPPDYPAPHLEPVAPHCLTSYPAGDRFLAELATGRPRAAWTVLPAARPEGDWALGFVEAAAATLSGGRGALLIVPEARSLERLEAACRQRFGKGSYAVLAADAGPAQRYRNFLAASRGAVQLVIGTRAAIFAPVDRLGLIAVWDDGSDTYAEPHAPYWHAREVAAMRAHQASCALLLAAHSRTAEVAQLLERGWLAPLELSPSATRRLAPAVRAAGAMPSREPEWVRLPQQAFQAVRAGLAAGPVLVQVPRAGYAPYLACQNCRTPARCPNCGQGLIQEAGAAPSCRWCGPLLKAWRCPECGDQRLRRPVAGVARTAEEFGKAFPGTTVIQASADHRVTEVGSKSVLVLATPGAAPPARDGYAAAILLDAEQMLARPDLRAGEESLRRWLAVTALVRPAEDGGTVVIVAEPGLREVQGLIRLDPAGFAATELAERRAAGFPPAQKLVAIEGSTATLTEVLTALALGSEVVVAGPFAIPGSPDSTDGRVTLRCQPPRAADLLVRLREVLSVRAAKKQDPVRVRVDPIVVG; this is translated from the coding sequence ATGGAGCGTCCGGTAGCGAGGGTGGCAGTCGACCTGCCGCTGGCCAACCTGGATCGTCCCTTCGACTATCTGGTTCCGGCCGAGCTGGACGAGGCCGCCCAACCCGGGGTCCGGGTGAAGATGCGGTTCGCCGGCCAGCTGCGCGACGGCTTCCTACTGGAGCGCACCGAGCCGGGGGAGCGGGACAAGCTCGCCCCGCTGCACAAGGTGATCTCACCCGAGCCGGTGCTGCGCTCGGGAGTGGCCGAGCTGATCCGGGCCACCGCCGACCACTACGCCGGGAGCTTCGCCGACGTGATCCGGACCGCGGTGCCGCCGCGTCATGCCGCCACCGAGAAGGCCGAGCCGCCGGACTATCCCGCACCGCACCTCGAACCGGTGGCGCCCCACTGTCTGACCAGCTATCCGGCCGGAGACCGATTCCTGGCCGAGCTCGCCACGGGCCGTCCACGGGCGGCGTGGACGGTGCTGCCGGCAGCTCGACCCGAGGGCGACTGGGCCTTGGGGTTCGTCGAGGCCGCGGCCGCGACCCTGTCCGGTGGGCGCGGTGCCCTGCTGATCGTCCCGGAGGCGCGCAGTCTGGAGCGGCTGGAGGCCGCCTGTCGACAGCGGTTCGGCAAGGGCAGTTACGCGGTCTTGGCCGCCGATGCCGGCCCGGCCCAGCGTTATCGCAACTTCCTGGCGGCCAGTCGTGGCGCAGTGCAGCTGGTGATCGGCACCCGGGCGGCGATCTTCGCTCCGGTGGACCGACTGGGCCTGATCGCTGTCTGGGACGACGGCAGCGACACCTATGCCGAGCCGCACGCGCCCTACTGGCATGCCCGCGAGGTGGCGGCCATGCGGGCGCACCAGGCCTCCTGTGCGCTGCTCCTGGCGGCCCACAGCCGGACCGCAGAGGTGGCCCAACTGCTCGAGCGAGGCTGGCTGGCCCCACTGGAGCTGTCTCCCTCGGCGACGCGTCGGCTGGCTCCGGCGGTCCGCGCAGCCGGGGCCATGCCCAGCCGGGAGCCGGAGTGGGTCCGACTGCCGCAGCAGGCCTTCCAGGCCGTCCGCGCCGGGCTTGCCGCGGGACCGGTGCTGGTTCAGGTGCCCCGGGCCGGCTACGCGCCATATCTGGCCTGCCAGAACTGCCGGACGCCCGCCCGGTGCCCGAACTGTGGTCAGGGGCTGATCCAGGAGGCGGGTGCGGCACCGAGCTGTCGCTGGTGCGGTCCTCTACTGAAGGCGTGGCGCTGCCCCGAGTGCGGTGACCAGCGGCTACGCCGTCCGGTTGCCGGGGTGGCCCGAACTGCCGAGGAGTTCGGCAAGGCATTCCCAGGCACCACCGTGATTCAAGCCAGCGCCGATCACCGGGTCACCGAGGTGGGCAGCAAGTCCGTCCTGGTGCTGGCCACCCCCGGGGCGGCCCCGCCGGCACGGGACGGCTACGCAGCCGCGATCCTGCTGGACGCCGAGCAGATGCTGGCTCGTCCGGATCTGCGGGCAGGGGAGGAGTCGCTGCGCCGCTGGCTGGCCGTCACCGCACTCGTCCGGCCCGCGGAGGACGGCGGCACCGTGGTGATCGTCGCCGAGCCCGGGTTGCGCGAGGTGCAGGGCCTGATCCGCCTGGATCCGGCCGGTTTCGCGGCCACCGAGTTGGCTGAGCGGCGCGCGGCCGGCTTCCCACCGGCCCAGAAGCTGGTCGCCATCGAAGGCAGCACAGCCACCCTGACCGAGGTGCTCACGGCGCTGGCCCTGGGATCTGAGGTCGTCGTCGCCGGCCCGTTCGCGATTCCCGGCAGCCCGGACTCCACCGATGGACGGGTCACCCTGCGTTGCCAGCCACCCAGAGCCGCCGACCTGCTGGTCCGGCTGCGCGAGGTGCTCTCGGTGCGTGCCGCCAAGAAGCAGGATCCGGTCCGGGTTCGGGTGGATCCGATCGTGGTCGGCTGA
- the metK gene encoding methionine adenosyltransferase, with the protein MSRLFTSESVTEGHPDKVADAISDAVLDKLLQKDPASRVAVETLVSTGLVVVAGEVTTKAYADIAKLARRRILQIGYNSTAASFDGNSCGVLVSLGAQSPDIAQGVNQAEEQRAEGSFDALDAQGAGDQGLMFGYACTDTATLMPLPIDIAHRLAEQLARVRHEHELDFVLPDGKTQVTIEYDGDRPVRVDTVVVSTQHLESASQALIAAELKARVIDPVLARYSISTAGLKTYVNPTGKFVIGGPMGDAGVTGRKIIVDSYGGMARHGGGAFSGKDPSKVDRSAAYAMRWVAKNVVAAGLADRCEVQVAYAIGRAHPVGFYTECFGTEKVPQEQITDAVLSVFDLRPAAIIRDLDLIRPIYSKVTNYGHFGRELPEMTWERTDRAEALAAAVRG; encoded by the coding sequence ATGAGCCGTCTGTTCACGTCGGAGTCCGTTACCGAGGGTCACCCGGACAAGGTCGCCGACGCCATCTCCGATGCCGTCCTGGACAAGCTCCTGCAGAAGGATCCCGCCTCCCGGGTGGCCGTGGAGACGCTGGTCAGCACTGGCCTGGTGGTGGTCGCCGGCGAGGTGACCACGAAGGCTTACGCCGACATCGCCAAGCTGGCCCGGCGCCGGATTCTTCAGATCGGCTACAACTCGACCGCGGCCAGCTTCGACGGAAACTCCTGCGGGGTGCTGGTCTCGCTGGGTGCGCAGTCACCCGATATCGCTCAGGGCGTGAACCAGGCCGAGGAACAGCGGGCCGAGGGCTCCTTCGATGCGCTGGACGCCCAGGGCGCCGGCGATCAGGGGCTGATGTTCGGCTATGCCTGCACCGACACCGCCACCTTGATGCCGTTGCCGATCGACATCGCGCACCGGCTGGCTGAGCAGCTGGCTCGGGTGCGTCACGAACATGAGCTCGACTTCGTCCTTCCCGACGGCAAGACCCAGGTGACCATCGAGTACGACGGCGACCGTCCGGTCCGGGTGGACACCGTGGTGGTCTCCACCCAGCACCTCGAGTCCGCCAGCCAGGCGCTGATCGCCGCCGAGCTGAAGGCCCGGGTGATCGACCCGGTGCTGGCTCGCTACTCGATCAGCACGGCAGGGCTGAAGACCTACGTGAACCCGACCGGGAAGTTCGTGATCGGCGGCCCGATGGGTGATGCCGGGGTGACCGGGCGCAAGATCATCGTGGATAGCTACGGCGGTATGGCCCGCCACGGCGGTGGTGCCTTCTCCGGCAAGGATCCCTCGAAGGTGGATCGTTCGGCGGCCTATGCGATGCGCTGGGTGGCCAAGAACGTGGTGGCCGCCGGGCTGGCCGATCGCTGCGAGGTCCAGGTGGCCTACGCCATCGGACGCGCTCACCCGGTCGGCTTCTACACCGAGTGCTTCGGCACCGAGAAGGTGCCCCAGGAGCAGATCACCGATGCCGTACTGAGCGTGTTCGACCTGCGTCCGGCCGCCATCATCCGTGATCTGGACCTGATTCGTCCGATCTACTCCAAGGTGACCAACTACGGCCACTTCGGACGGGAGCTGCCCGAGATGACCTGGGAGCGCACCGACCGGGCCGAGGCACTGGCCGCGGCAGTCAGGGGCTAG
- the coaBC gene encoding bifunctional phosphopantothenoylcysteine decarboxylase/phosphopantothenate--cysteine ligase CoaBC has product MSRIVLGVSGGIAAYKSCLLLRRLTEAGHEVEVVPTANALNFVGATTWAALSGRPVHSGVFEAGELVNHVRIGREADLVLVAPATADLLARAASGRADDLLTNVLLTAHCPVVFAPAMHTEMWQHAATRSNVATLRSRGAVVLEPAIGRLTGPDSGPGRLPEPADIEASALAVLADPSVGALMAAQDLAGRTVVISAGGTREHLDPVRFIGNSSSGLMGVALARAAVQRGARVTLVAANLATEPPAAVDVVDVGSTAELAAAMDVHAAAADLVVMAAAPADYTVTAPSPVKLKKSGDAGLNLELVQTTDVLAGLAGHRPPHQVLVGFAAETAADPAELRALGQAKLARKGCQLLVLNDVSGGAVFGAEENQVTIIDADGEVATAAGSKTTVAHAILSASEAVRKRLAS; this is encoded by the coding sequence AGGCCGGCCACGAGGTCGAGGTGGTTCCCACTGCCAATGCGCTGAACTTCGTCGGCGCCACCACCTGGGCGGCGCTGTCCGGACGTCCAGTGCATAGCGGCGTCTTCGAAGCCGGTGAGCTGGTCAACCACGTCCGGATCGGTCGAGAGGCCGATCTGGTTCTGGTGGCTCCGGCCACTGCCGATCTGTTGGCCCGGGCAGCGTCCGGACGAGCCGACGATCTGCTCACCAACGTCCTGCTGACCGCCCATTGCCCGGTGGTCTTCGCTCCGGCCATGCACACCGAGATGTGGCAGCACGCCGCAACTCGGTCCAATGTGGCGACTCTCCGCTCCCGCGGCGCGGTGGTGCTGGAGCCGGCGATCGGACGCCTGACCGGGCCGGATTCCGGCCCCGGACGGCTTCCCGAGCCGGCCGACATCGAGGCCAGCGCGCTGGCAGTGCTGGCTGATCCGTCCGTCGGTGCCCTGATGGCCGCCCAGGACTTGGCCGGACGCACCGTGGTGATCAGCGCCGGTGGTACCCGCGAGCATCTCGACCCGGTCCGCTTCATCGGCAACTCGTCCTCGGGACTGATGGGGGTGGCACTGGCCCGGGCCGCCGTCCAGCGCGGCGCCCGAGTGACTCTGGTGGCCGCGAACCTGGCCACCGAGCCGCCGGCCGCGGTCGACGTGGTCGACGTGGGCTCCACGGCCGAACTGGCCGCAGCCATGGACGTCCACGCCGCTGCGGCAGACCTGGTCGTGATGGCCGCGGCCCCGGCCGACTACACGGTGACCGCACCGAGCCCGGTGAAGTTGAAGAAGTCCGGCGATGCGGGGCTGAACCTCGAACTCGTGCAGACCACGGACGTCCTGGCCGGGCTGGCCGGCCACCGACCGCCGCACCAGGTGCTGGTCGGGTTCGCGGCCGAGACCGCTGCCGACCCGGCCGAGCTGCGGGCCCTGGGCCAGGCAAAGCTGGCTCGCAAGGGCTGCCAACTGCTGGTCCTCAACGATGTCTCCGGCGGTGCTGTGTTCGGCGCCGAGGAGAACCAGGTCACGATCATCGATGCCGACGGCGAGGTGGCCACCGCAGCAGGTTCCAAGACCACGGTGGCGCACGCGATCCTGAGTGCGTCCGAAGCAGTGCGAAAGAGGTTGGCGTCATGA